The following coding sequences are from one Gemmatimonadota bacterium window:
- a CDS encoding PspA/IM30 family protein codes for MGIFQKLSMLIRSNINDAIARAENPEKMLNQIITDMREQLARAKQEVAVAIADERKLKAQVDEEQKQAADWEHRAMLAVREARDDLAKQALLRQQEHAERALALDETWRRQAVETEKLKGSLQQLNDKIEEAKRKKNLLIAKQKRAQAQRRIHETMAGLSDRSAFEAFERMAERIEESERRAVAAAEVQETLTGDTLEKEFARLETGDSVDQRLLALKTRMGLPAGAEQAALPAGQAAQPAAKRLRPANVGEAEEMGEVREAELEEES; via the coding sequence ATGGGGATCTTTCAGAAGCTGTCCATGCTGATCCGCTCCAACATCAATGATGCGATTGCGCGGGCGGAGAACCCGGAGAAGATGCTCAACCAGATCATCACGGACATGCGCGAGCAACTGGCCCGGGCCAAGCAGGAAGTCGCGGTCGCGATTGCGGACGAGCGCAAGCTGAAGGCGCAGGTTGATGAGGAGCAGAAGCAAGCCGCGGACTGGGAGCACCGCGCCATGCTCGCGGTCCGGGAGGCTCGCGACGACCTGGCCAAGCAGGCGCTGCTGCGGCAGCAGGAGCATGCGGAACGCGCCCTGGCCCTGGACGAGACCTGGCGCCGTCAGGCTGTGGAGACGGAGAAGCTGAAGGGCTCGCTGCAGCAGCTCAATGACAAGATTGAGGAAGCCAAGCGCAAGAAGAACCTGCTCATCGCCAAGCAGAAGCGGGCACAGGCGCAGCGGCGCATCCACGAGACCATGGCCGGGCTGAGCGACCGCTCCGCCTTTGAAGCCTTCGAGCGCATGGCGGAGCGCATCGAGGAGTCGGAGCGCCGTGCGGTGGCCGCCGCCGAGGTGCAGGAAACGCTCACTGGTGACACCCTCGAGAAGGAGTTCGCGCGCCTCGAAACTGGCGACTCGGTGGACCAGCGGCTGCTGGCGCTCAAGACGCGCATGGGGCTGCCCGCGGGGGCCGAGCAGGCCGCACTGCCCGCCGGCCAGGCGGCCCAGCCGGCCGCCAAGCGGCTCAGGCCCGCCAATGTCGGCGAAGCCGAAGAGATGGGCGAGGTCCGGGAGGCAGAGCTGGAGGAAGAGAGCTGA
- a CDS encoding AI-2E family transporter yields the protein MARVRYGGLLTAIFAALVLLFLYSVAEILLLLFIAVLFGLYLGAATDSLQRWVGAPRGIALASAVLLTLLGGVGIAYLVVPPVAEQSEELVQALPAQLVRWEAQLLALAAKSPVAAQILGPLREGESYVGTIVQQVGG from the coding sequence GTGGCTCGAGTACGATACGGCGGGCTGCTGACCGCGATCTTCGCGGCGCTGGTGCTGCTCTTCCTCTACAGCGTCGCCGAGATCCTGCTCCTCCTCTTCATTGCCGTACTATTCGGACTCTACCTCGGCGCGGCCACCGACAGCTTGCAGCGCTGGGTCGGCGCGCCCCGCGGCATCGCGCTCGCCAGCGCCGTGCTCCTCACTCTGCTCGGCGGGGTCGGCATCGCCTACCTCGTCGTGCCGCCCGTCGCCGAGCAGAGTGAGGAACTCGTCCAGGCCCTGCCCGCTCAACTGGTGCGCTGGGAGGCCCAGCTCCTGGCGCTCGCCGCCAAGTCGCCGGTCGCCGCCCAGATCCTGGGGCCGCTGCGGGAGGGGGAAAGCTATGTAGGCACCATCGTGCAGCAGGTGGGGGGG